The following proteins come from a genomic window of Helicobacter sp. MIT 99-5507:
- the rimM gene encoding ribosome maturation factor RimM (Essential for efficient processing of 16S rRNA), with translation MDFDILVAKCGKSIGLKGHLKLIIYTDFIDIFKPNNIFLCKNTFLTIEHFNPHQNSIKFLEINTIDEAKALTSYELYTTKDTTLKICKLDSDEFFWFDIVGLNIIDNGILLGIVENIERVGNMDYLIIKTNMDKFSKPHSFMIPYIDRYIINVDLDKKIIYTRDAILILETS, from the coding sequence ATGGATTTTGATATTCTTGTGGCTAAATGTGGCAAAAGCATAGGATTGAAAGGTCATTTAAAGCTTATTATTTATACTGATTTTATTGATATATTTAAGCCAAATAATATTTTTTTGTGCAAAAATACATTTCTTACAATAGAGCATTTTAATCCTCACCAAAATAGTATAAAATTTTTAGAGATTAACACAATAGATGAGGCTAAAGCTCTTACTTCTTATGAATTATACACTACTAAAGATACAACATTAAAAATATGTAAATTAGATAGTGATGAATTTTTTTGGTTTGATATTGTAGGATTAAATATTATTGATAATGGTATATTGCTTGGTATTGTTGAAAATATAGAGCGTGTAGGAAATATGGACTATCTAATCATTAAAACAAATATGGATAAGTTTAGTAAGCCACATAGCTTTATGATTCCATATATTGATAGATATATAATCAATGTGGATTTAGATAAAAAGATTATATATACTAGAGATGCTATTTTGATTTTAGAGACATCGTAG
- a CDS encoding KH domain-containing protein → MVDDFIKSYVKKIASHAEHISVTKSINSQDSSCDIVIYANSNDIGRIVGRNGKMISSIKTLISGCKAKDGISYKIVVESI, encoded by the coding sequence ATGGTAGATGATTTTATTAAATCATATGTAAAGAAAATAGCATCACATGCTGAACACATTAGTGTTACAAAGAGCATTAATAGCCAAGATAGTAGTTGTGATATAGTAATTTATGCAAATAGCAATGATATTGGTAGAATTGTTGGTAGAAATGGAAAAATGATTAGCTCCATCAAGACACTTATATCTGGTTGCAAAGCAAAAGATGGGATAAGCTATAAAATAGTAGTAGAATCTATATAA
- the rpsP gene encoding 30S ribosomal protein S16 — protein sequence MATVIRLTRVGRKKKPFYRIVVTDSRKRRDGGWIESIGYYNPLNPDFKNINKERLDYWIGVGAKMSDRVKEITK from the coding sequence ATGGCAACAGTTATAAGACTTACTAGAGTTGGAAGAAAGAAAAAACCATTTTATAGAATCGTAGTAACTGATAGTAGAAAAAGAAGAGATGGTGGTTGGATAGAATCTATTGGCTATTACAATCCTTTAAATCCTGATTTTAAAAATATTAATAAAGAAAGATTGGATTATTGGATTGGTGTTGGTGCAAAAATGAGTGATAGAGTAAAAGAAATTACAAAATAG
- the ffh gene encoding signal recognition particle protein — translation MFDTLTNSFKGIVNKIRFLDDEKALTRSLDELKKTLLKNDVYHKVTKEIVSQVESECKKNGIGKDSFSKALATSLDSVFSGNYGFSYAQKPPTIVLMVGLQGSGKTTSSAKLANYLKLRGKKVLLVACDLQRLAAIEQLKQLADEIEVDIFTQENSNPTLVAKDSIKYAKDSTYDVVIIDTAGRLSINEELMNELKDIKNSIKVDEVFYVLDSLSGQDAIRSADNFNKEIGLSGIILSKFDSDAKGGIALSVTKQIGIPIRFIGSGEKTADLDIFIPDRIVSRLMGAGDVAGFIEKTTAVVDEKEAKRLTKKIRKGEFTFSDFLSQLESIKKMGSMKSLISMMPGLGAMGDALKNVDIDNSVEIKNIKAMVSSMTQKERDNPSILNGSRKKRIAKGCGLDVSDINRSLKQFETAAKMAKQMSSPNGVKNIMNMIKSANLNKMQ, via the coding sequence TTGTTTGATACATTGACTAATTCTTTTAAAGGCATTGTGAATAAGATTAGATTCTTAGATGATGAAAAAGCCCTTACTCGTAGTTTAGATGAATTAAAAAAAACATTATTGAAAAATGATGTATATCATAAAGTCACAAAAGAAATAGTCTCTCAAGTAGAGAGTGAGTGCAAAAAAAATGGAATAGGAAAAGATTCTTTTTCAAAAGCTCTTGCTACTTCTTTAGATAGTGTATTTAGTGGTAATTATGGATTCTCATATGCACAAAAACCTCCAACTATTGTGCTTATGGTTGGTTTGCAAGGTAGTGGAAAAACTACAAGCAGTGCAAAGCTAGCAAATTATTTAAAATTAAGAGGAAAAAAAGTTTTACTTGTTGCTTGTGATTTACAAAGACTAGCTGCAATAGAGCAATTAAAACAGCTTGCAGATGAAATTGAGGTTGATATTTTTACACAAGAAAATAGTAACCCTACGCTTGTTGCAAAAGATTCTATTAAATATGCTAAAGATTCTACATATGATGTCGTCATCATTGATACAGCAGGGAGATTATCTATCAATGAAGAGCTTATGAATGAGCTCAAAGATATTAAAAATAGCATTAAAGTAGATGAAGTATTTTATGTATTAGATAGCTTAAGCGGTCAAGATGCTATAAGAAGTGCTGATAATTTTAATAAAGAAATTGGTCTTAGTGGTATTATCCTTAGCAAATTTGATAGTGATGCAAAAGGTGGTATAGCACTATCTGTAACAAAACAGATTGGGATTCCTATTAGATTTATTGGTAGTGGTGAAAAAACTGCCGATTTGGATATTTTTATACCAGATAGAATTGTTAGTAGGTTAATGGGAGCTGGAGATGTAGCTGGATTTATAGAAAAAACTACAGCAGTTGTAGATGAAAAAGAAGCAAAAAGATTAACAAAAAAAATAAGAAAAGGTGAATTTACTTTTAGTGATTTTTTATCACAATTAGAAAGTATCAAGAAAATGGGTTCTATGAAATCATTGATCTCAATGATGCCAGGACTTGGTGCCATGGGTGATGCATTAAAAAATGTAGATATTGATAATTCTGTTGAGATTAAAAATATTAAAGCCATGGTTTCATCTATGACACAAAAAGAAAGAGATAATCCTTCTATTTTAAATGGTAGTAGAAAAAAACGTATAGCAAAGGGTTGCGGTCTTGATGTAAGCGATATTAATAGATCTCTAAAACAATTCGAGACAGCAGCAAAAATGGCAAAGCAAATGTCATCGCCAAATGGTGTAAAAAATATAATGAATATGATTAAAAGTGCAAATCTTAACAAAATGCAATAA
- a CDS encoding Fur family transcriptional regulator, with amino-acid sequence MSKAVFTEILKEKKLKITPQRIAILEELEKNGHSSVDDIFNRIKPKVPSVSLATVYKNILTLQSVNILKSVKTPTHKQKYEINIKPHVHLFCKICENLEDFAIDTKEFQEYCRKQSSYHCIEEVSVLLTGICKKCAK; translated from the coding sequence GTGAGTAAAGCTGTTTTCACGGAAATACTAAAAGAAAAAAAATTAAAAATAACTCCACAAAGAATAGCTATTCTAGAAGAGTTGGAGAAAAATGGACACTCAAGTGTTGATGATATTTTTAATAGGATTAAACCTAAAGTGCCATCTGTTTCACTTGCTACAGTGTATAAAAATATTTTAACTCTACAGAGTGTGAATATACTAAAGAGTGTTAAAACACCAACACATAAACAAAAATATGAAATCAATATAAAACCTCATGTGCATTTATTTTGTAAAATATGCGAGAATCTGGAAGATTTTGCAATAGATACGAAAGAGTTTCAAGAATATTGTAGAAAACAGAGTAGTTATCATTGCATAGAAGAAGTATCAGTGCTATTAACAGGAATATGCAAAAAATGTGCAAAATGA
- a CDS encoding type II secretion system F family protein, whose protein sequence is MKFYKVSSRKNGRKVDIVVRATTPEMAFDVARTKYKIKPVSAVEAEPPFYLKLYNDLTKDKKIKYDDLIAAFKQMSFMLNSGISIHTTLEDLVKYTSNERLVIVFDTVLNGVNSGRTLTESFMDHKKVVGGLTISMISLGEKTGNLAESLAMLVKSLEELRDNRAKFKKAMRYPIIVISAMAIAFVALILLVIPQFKSIFAELGANLPLPTRILIGIEEVMTNYGLLVGIGIFVAIMVIKNRYRNSASFKLKFDQYILKVKLIGNIIFLANMNQYVTTLSLLLKAGISLEEGLESSASLLDNDYMKNKFIVVDSSIKRGITLTEAFIETGYFEPMTLQMVNTGEQSGELDKMLASVAEYYKIKYDYIIDNLSAYIEPIMTFFIACLVLLLALGIFLPMWGLGAAAKGGA, encoded by the coding sequence ATGAAGTTTTATAAAGTATCCTCACGGAAAAATGGTAGAAAAGTTGATATTGTTGTTAGGGCAACAACTCCAGAGATGGCTTTTGATGTTGCTAGAACAAAATATAAAATTAAACCGGTATCAGCGGTAGAAGCTGAACCACCATTTTATTTAAAATTATATAATGATTTAACAAAAGATAAAAAGATTAAATATGATGATTTGATCGCTGCATTTAAGCAAATGTCTTTTATGTTAAATTCAGGTATATCAATTCACACTACATTAGAAGATCTAGTAAAATATACATCAAATGAAAGACTTGTGATTGTTTTTGATACTGTGTTAAATGGTGTAAATAGTGGTAGGACACTTACAGAATCCTTTATGGATCATAAAAAAGTAGTTGGCGGACTTACAATTTCTATGATTTCTTTGGGTGAAAAAACAGGTAACTTAGCAGAATCTTTAGCAATGCTTGTTAAAAGCTTAGAAGAATTAAGAGATAATAGAGCAAAGTTTAAAAAAGCTATGCGTTATCCAATTATAGTAATATCTGCTATGGCCATAGCATTTGTTGCACTTATTTTGCTTGTTATTCCACAATTTAAAAGCATATTTGCCGAACTTGGTGCAAATTTACCATTACCAACAAGGATACTAATAGGAATAGAAGAGGTAATGACTAATTATGGCTTATTAGTTGGTATAGGTATATTTGTAGCAATTATGGTAATAAAAAATCGATATAGAAATAGCGCATCATTTAAGCTGAAATTTGACCAATATATATTAAAAGTAAAATTGATAGGTAATATTATATTTTTGGCTAATATGAACCAATATGTAACAACATTATCACTTCTTTTAAAAGCTGGTATATCATTAGAAGAAGGATTAGAATCTTCTGCATCGTTGCTTGATAATGATTATATGAAAAATAAGTTTATAGTCGTTGATTCAAGTATTAAACGCGGTATAACACTTACAGAAGCTTTTATTGAGACTGGATATTTTGAGCCTATGACTTTGCAGATGGTAAATACAGGTGAGCAATCTGGTGAATTGGATAAGATGCTTGCTTCTGTGGCTGAATATTATAAAATCAAATATGATTATATTATTGATAACTTATCTGCATATATAGAGCCTATTATGACTTTCTTTATTGCATGTTTGGTATTATTGCTTGCACTTGGGATCTTCTTGCCTATGTGGGGATTAGGAGCTGCTGCAAAAGGTGGTGCTTAA